The Bradyrhizobium ottawaense genome window below encodes:
- a CDS encoding FAD-dependent monooxygenase, with product MSYRPRKALIIGAGIAGPVAAILLRRAGIESAIFEAWPYSKGIGGGLQIAPNGMHVMDEIGLANELIGRGSVAESFDFYSQGGVRLGSINRDMERRFGQPAVNVCRATLNEILIDKAWCACVSLYFEKRLIKVEDRGDQPIIAYFADGTTAEGDFLIGADGVHSITRRQVVPDGPQPFNTGLIGFGGFVPHAVLDGRSIGRHVETTFGQSGFFGYGYCSPDPTDGVMWWSTQPAHGMDAAMFRALDWSTLKQHLRGFHRGWHDPIPDIIEAAENIVVTDTLDVASLPTWSRKRSLLIGDAAHATSPHAGQGASLALEDAMRLARLMQEGQELGATFQAFEAERRPRTEKIVAMARRNGNSKREFSATGAWVRNQMLKWLLPLGSKSMEFMYAYDARAV from the coding sequence ATGTCCTATCGACCCCGCAAGGCCCTGATCATCGGCGCCGGCATTGCCGGCCCCGTGGCCGCGATCCTGCTGCGCCGCGCCGGCATCGAGTCCGCGATCTTCGAGGCCTGGCCCTATTCGAAGGGCATCGGCGGCGGCCTTCAGATCGCGCCGAACGGCATGCATGTGATGGACGAGATCGGGCTGGCGAATGAGTTGATCGGCCGCGGCTCGGTCGCAGAATCCTTCGACTTCTATTCTCAAGGCGGCGTGAGGCTCGGTTCGATCAACCGCGACATGGAACGGCGCTTCGGCCAGCCTGCGGTGAACGTCTGCCGCGCCACGCTGAACGAAATCCTGATCGACAAGGCCTGGTGCGCCTGCGTTTCGCTCTATTTCGAGAAGCGCCTGATCAAGGTCGAGGATCGCGGCGACCAGCCGATCATTGCCTATTTCGCCGACGGCACCACAGCCGAGGGGGACTTCCTGATCGGTGCCGACGGCGTGCACTCGATCACACGTCGGCAGGTGGTGCCGGACGGACCCCAGCCGTTCAACACCGGACTGATCGGCTTCGGCGGCTTCGTGCCGCACGCCGTCCTCGACGGCAGATCGATCGGCCGGCACGTCGAGACCACGTTCGGCCAGAGCGGCTTCTTCGGCTACGGCTATTGCAGCCCCGATCCCACGGACGGCGTGATGTGGTGGAGCACGCAGCCCGCGCACGGCATGGACGCCGCGATGTTTCGCGCGCTCGACTGGTCGACGCTGAAGCAGCATCTGCGCGGCTTCCACCGCGGCTGGCACGACCCGATCCCCGATATCATCGAGGCCGCCGAGAACATCGTGGTCACCGACACGCTCGACGTCGCGAGCCTGCCGACCTGGTCGCGCAAGCGCTCGCTGCTGATTGGGGACGCCGCGCATGCGACCAGCCCCCATGCCGGCCAGGGTGCTTCGCTCGCGCTCGAGGATGCGATGCGCCTTGCCCGCCTGATGCAGGAGGGCCAGGAGCTCGGCGCCACCTTCCAGGCCTTCGAGGCCGAGCGTCGCCCGCGCACCGAGAAGATCGTCGCCATGGCCCGCCGCAACGGCAACAGCAAGCGCGAATTCAGCGCCACCGGCGCGTGGGTGCGCAATCAGATGCTGAAATGGCTGCTGCCGCTGGGATCGAAAAGCATGGAGTTCATGTACGCGTATGATGCGCGGGCGGTGTAA
- a CDS encoding O-antigen ligase family protein, translating to MAYAATAGGVNVAVPAAPGVLALQRALVWLVGASGAVVFIEPSPYEIMTLLAAVTFFATGLRLRLALMPLVLMLVLLNVGYTISAIPLFERSEVVSWIATSWYMAVTVVFFAMVTSEDTAARLDMLRRGLVVGAMIASLLAVAGYFHLVPGGDDLLTLYGRARGTFKDPNVLGAFLILPALFALQSVVSDKLAKAFRNVIAFGIMSLAILLAFSRAAWGGLVLTSAFMLALMVLTSRTNAQRSRIIIMAIVAAVLGLALIAVLLSFDSTAEMFKQRASFDQSYDEGRFGRFGRHILGAEMALDLPFGIGPLQFHRFFPEDTHNSYLNAFMSGGWLSGVCYPALVFTTVIMGFRHIFVPVPWQRAYLAVFSAFVGTVGESFVIDTDHWRHFWMMLGAMWGMIAAAQIYKIRAGEDASSA from the coding sequence ATGGCGTATGCGGCGACAGCCGGTGGAGTGAACGTAGCCGTACCGGCTGCGCCCGGCGTGCTGGCGCTGCAGCGCGCGCTGGTGTGGCTGGTCGGTGCCTCCGGCGCGGTCGTCTTCATCGAGCCGAGCCCCTACGAGATCATGACGCTGCTCGCAGCCGTCACGTTCTTCGCCACCGGCCTGCGGCTGCGGCTCGCGCTGATGCCGCTGGTGCTGATGCTGGTCCTGCTCAATGTCGGCTACACCATCAGCGCGATCCCGCTGTTCGAGCGGTCCGAGGTCGTAAGCTGGATCGCGACCTCCTGGTACATGGCGGTGACCGTGGTGTTCTTCGCGATGGTCACGTCCGAAGACACCGCGGCCCGGCTCGACATGCTCCGCCGCGGCCTCGTGGTCGGCGCGATGATCGCCTCACTCCTGGCGGTCGCCGGCTACTTCCACCTGGTGCCGGGCGGCGACGATCTCCTTACGCTCTACGGCCGCGCGCGCGGCACGTTCAAGGATCCGAACGTGCTCGGCGCCTTCCTGATTCTGCCGGCGCTGTTCGCGCTGCAGAGCGTGGTCTCGGACAAGCTGGCGAAGGCGTTCCGCAACGTCATCGCCTTCGGCATCATGTCGCTGGCGATCCTGCTCGCCTTCTCACGTGCCGCCTGGGGCGGCCTCGTGCTGACCTCCGCCTTCATGCTGGCGCTGATGGTGCTGACCAGCCGCACCAACGCGCAGCGCTCGCGCATCATCATCATGGCGATCGTCGCCGCCGTGCTGGGGCTCGCGCTGATCGCGGTGCTGCTGTCGTTCGATTCCACCGCCGAGATGTTCAAGCAGCGCGCGAGCTTCGACCAGAGCTACGACGAGGGCCGCTTCGGCCGGTTCGGCCGCCACATCCTGGGCGCAGAGATGGCGCTCGACCTGCCGTTCGGCATCGGCCCCCTGCAATTCCACCGCTTCTTCCCCGAGGACACCCACAACTCCTATCTCAACGCCTTTATGTCCGGCGGCTGGCTGTCCGGCGTGTGTTATCCCGCGCTGGTCTTCACCACCGTCATCATGGGCTTCCGGCACATCTTCGTCCCGGTGCCCTGGCAGCGCGCTTATCTCGCCGTGTTCTCCGCCTTCGTCGGCACCGTCGGCGAAAGCTTCGTGATCGACACCGACCACTGGCGGCACTTCTGGATGATGCTGGGCGCGATGTGGGGCATGATCGCGGCCGCGCAGATCTACAAGATCAGGGCTGGCGAGGACGCGTCTTCAGCTTGA
- a CDS encoding GumC family protein: protein MRLAFWRAGKDKAVVARAVGKSKAEVAPKADVKAEVQVEPKIEQKIEQKIEVRPAPIVTKQAQVESGDIDLHALGAALARKRGWIIVPTVLALVASFAVVNLVTPRYKSESRILIDGRENVFLRPSSDRAEERQALDAEAVTSQVQLVLSRDLAREIIKKNKLAERPEFDPVLQGISPLKSLAAMIGIGRDPFSMTPEERVLDAYYERLQAYAVDKSRVIVVEFQSADPDLAARVANSIADGYLVLQQNARQDQAKNASQWLAGEIESLRKKVSDAEARVEDFRSKSSLFIGTNNTTLSNQQMGEVNTQLNNARSLKADAESKARLIKEMLQSGKPIEASEVVNSELMRRLSEQRVTLRAQLAEQSSTLLGNHPRIKELKAQLGDLDNQIRDEAAKISRSLESDARIASGRVDGLTVSLEQLKKQATSTNGQDVQLRALDREAKAQRDLLEGYLAKYREANTRETIDTAPTDGRVISRAIVSNTPAYPKKLPIVLIATIATLLLSSGVVVTGELLRQTAPRAVAAVGPAQTQAPVRREPVVQPVVQPVVRPEVEPIADPVMAEAAPLQPEMTDHADVTEFTEIENLAGSLRAAGAAAKKVTVLGTASGEAITLSTLTLARHLAREARVVVVDLAASSPTIAAVSVDASAPGLAELMQGQASFAQIITRDKLSRLHLVMAGRPGFDRSVLQSPRVTLAIDALLRAYDHVLVDAGSASDLPAELLTAHARAVVVPDASMASDARTLMCEQLRAVGFSEVTMLSKPVQASDAVDAPRVVAA, encoded by the coding sequence ATGCGTTTAGCGTTCTGGCGTGCCGGCAAGGACAAGGCGGTGGTTGCGCGGGCTGTTGGAAAGTCCAAGGCCGAAGTCGCGCCCAAAGCTGACGTCAAGGCTGAAGTCCAAGTCGAGCCCAAGATCGAGCAGAAGATCGAGCAGAAGATCGAAGTCAGGCCTGCGCCGATCGTCACGAAGCAGGCCCAAGTCGAGTCCGGCGATATCGACCTGCACGCGCTCGGCGCGGCATTGGCGCGCAAGCGCGGCTGGATCATCGTGCCGACGGTGCTGGCGCTGGTCGCATCCTTTGCGGTCGTCAATCTCGTCACGCCGCGCTACAAGTCCGAATCGCGCATTCTCATCGACGGCCGGGAGAACGTGTTCCTGCGTCCGAGCAGCGACCGCGCCGAGGAGCGGCAGGCGCTCGACGCCGAGGCCGTCACCAGCCAGGTGCAGCTGGTGCTGTCGCGCGATCTCGCGCGGGAGATCATCAAGAAGAACAAGCTCGCCGAACGCCCCGAGTTCGATCCGGTGCTGCAGGGCATCTCGCCACTGAAGTCGCTGGCCGCGATGATCGGTATCGGCCGTGATCCGTTCTCGATGACGCCGGAAGAGCGCGTGCTCGATGCCTATTACGAGCGCCTGCAAGCCTATGCCGTCGACAAATCGCGCGTCATCGTGGTCGAATTCCAGTCCGCCGATCCGGATCTTGCCGCCCGCGTCGCCAATTCGATCGCCGACGGCTATCTGGTGCTCCAGCAGAATGCGCGCCAGGACCAGGCCAAGAATGCCAGCCAGTGGCTCGCCGGCGAGATCGAGAGCTTGCGCAAGAAGGTCTCCGACGCCGAGGCCAGGGTGGAGGACTTCCGCTCCAAGTCGAGCCTGTTCATCGGCACCAACAACACCACGCTGTCGAACCAGCAGATGGGCGAGGTGAACACCCAGCTCAACAATGCGCGCTCGCTGAAGGCGGATGCGGAATCCAAGGCTAGGCTGATCAAGGAGATGCTCCAGAGCGGCAAGCCGATCGAGGCATCCGAAGTCGTGAACTCCGAATTGATGCGGCGGCTGTCGGAGCAAAGGGTGACGTTGCGTGCGCAGCTCGCCGAGCAGTCGTCCACGCTGCTCGGCAATCACCCGCGCATCAAGGAGCTGAAGGCGCAGCTTGGCGACCTCGACAATCAGATCCGCGACGAAGCGGCCAAGATTTCCCGCTCGCTCGAAAGCGACGCGCGGATCGCCAGCGGCCGCGTCGATGGCCTGACCGTGAGCCTCGAGCAGCTCAAGAAGCAGGCGACCTCGACCAACGGCCAGGACGTCCAGCTCCGCGCACTCGATCGCGAGGCCAAGGCGCAGCGCGATCTGCTGGAGGGCTATCTCGCCAAGTACCGCGAGGCCAATACCCGCGAGACCATCGACACGGCGCCGACCGACGGCCGCGTCATCTCGCGCGCCATCGTTTCGAACACGCCGGCCTACCCGAAGAAGCTGCCGATCGTGCTGATCGCGACGATCGCGACGCTGCTGCTTTCGTCCGGCGTCGTCGTCACCGGCGAGCTATTGCGCCAGACCGCACCGCGCGCTGTGGCCGCGGTCGGCCCGGCGCAAACGCAGGCACCGGTGCGCCGGGAACCGGTTGTCCAACCGGTCGTCCAGCCGGTTGTGCGGCCCGAGGTCGAGCCGATCGCCGATCCGGTCATGGCAGAGGCCGCGCCGCTTCAGCCGGAGATGACTGATCATGCCGACGTCACCGAATTCACCGAGATCGAAAATCTGGCCGGCAGCCTGCGCGCCGCGGGCGCTGCGGCGAAGAAGGTCACGGTGCTCGGCACCGCCTCCGGCGAAGCCATTACGCTGTCGACGCTGACGCTCGCCCGGCATCTGGCGCGCGAGGCGCGCGTCGTCGTGGTCGATCTCGCTGCGTCCTCGCCGACGATTGCCGCGGTGTCCGTCGATGCTTCGGCGCCCGGCCTTGCCGAGCTGATGCAGGGCCAGGCGTCGTTCGCGCAAATCATCACCCGGGACAAGCTGTCACGGCTCCACCTCGTCATGGCCGGCCGTCCCGGCTTCGACCGCAGCGTGCTGCAATCGCCGCGGGTGACGCTCGCCATCGACGCGCTGCTGCGCGCCTATGATCACGTGCTGGTCGACGCCGGCAGCGCCTCCGACCTTCCGGCCGAGCTGCTGACGGCGCATGCCCGCGCCGTCGTGGTGCCCGATGCCTCGATGGCGAGCGATGCGCGCACGCTGATGTGCGAGCAGCTCCGGGCGGTCGGCTTCAGCGAGGTGACGATGCTGAGCAAGCCCGTGCAGGCTTCGGATGCGGTCGACGCGCCGCGCGTGGTGGCGGCGTAG
- a CDS encoding undecaprenyl-phosphate glucose phosphotransferase → MEPLNARSMLDAATSAAAKPADQPFVERRRRLSPAALDVVNQKVARAYSPIVIAGFVRVADFALLSLVGIALYVGYVMPLSGFSWVYPAEVIAVSIAAVICFQAADIYQVQLFRGQLRQMTRMISSWSFVFLLFIGISFFAKYGSEISRLWLAAFYFLGLAALLAERLVLRSLVRGWARQGRLDRRTIIVGADSNGEQLVETLKAQEDSDIHVLGVFDDRNDSRALDTCAGARKLGKVDDIVEFARRTRVDLVLFALPISAETRILEMLKKLWVLPVDIRLSAHTNKLRFRPRSYSYLGEVPTLDVFEAPITDWDLVMKWLFDRVVGSLALLVALPVMGLVALAVKLDSPGPALFRQKRFGFNNERIDVYKFRSMYHHQADPTASKVVTKNDPRVTRVGRFIRKTSLDELPQLFNVVFSGNLSLVGPRPHAVQGKLQSRLFDEAVDGYFARHRVKPGITGWAQINGWRGEIDNEEKIQKRVEFDLYYIENWSVLFDLYILLKTPISLLTKNENAY, encoded by the coding sequence GTGGAACCGCTCAACGCACGCTCGATGCTCGATGCCGCGACCAGTGCCGCGGCGAAACCGGCTGACCAACCCTTCGTGGAGCGCCGCCGCCGGCTCTCGCCCGCAGCCCTCGACGTCGTCAACCAGAAGGTCGCCCGCGCCTATTCGCCGATCGTGATCGCCGGCTTCGTGCGCGTGGCCGACTTCGCGCTGCTCAGCCTCGTCGGTATCGCGCTCTATGTCGGCTACGTCATGCCGCTCTCCGGCTTCAGCTGGGTCTATCCCGCCGAGGTCATCGCCGTATCGATCGCCGCCGTGATCTGCTTCCAGGCCGCCGACATCTATCAGGTGCAGCTGTTCCGCGGTCAGCTCCGGCAGATGACACGGATGATCTCGTCCTGGTCGTTCGTCTTCCTGCTGTTCATCGGCATCTCCTTCTTCGCCAAATACGGCAGCGAAATCTCGCGGCTGTGGCTTGCCGCCTTCTATTTCCTCGGGCTCGCCGCGCTGCTTGCCGAGCGTCTGGTGCTGCGATCGCTGGTGCGCGGCTGGGCGCGCCAGGGCCGGCTCGACCGCCGCACCATCATCGTCGGCGCCGACAGCAACGGCGAGCAGCTGGTCGAAACGCTCAAAGCGCAGGAGGATTCCGACATCCACGTGCTCGGCGTGTTCGACGACCGCAACGACAGCCGCGCGCTCGACACCTGCGCCGGCGCGCGCAAGCTCGGCAAGGTCGACGACATCGTCGAATTCGCCCGCCGCACCCGCGTCGATCTCGTGCTGTTCGCGCTGCCGATCTCGGCGGAAACGCGCATCCTGGAAATGCTGAAGAAGCTCTGGGTGCTGCCGGTCGACATCCGCCTTTCCGCGCACACCAACAAGCTGCGCTTCCGGCCCCGCTCCTATTCCTATCTCGGCGAGGTGCCGACGCTCGACGTGTTCGAGGCGCCGATCACCGACTGGGATCTGGTGATGAAATGGCTGTTCGACCGCGTCGTCGGCAGCCTCGCGCTGCTCGTGGCGCTGCCGGTGATGGGGCTGGTGGCGCTGGCGGTGAAGCTCGACAGCCCCGGCCCGGCGCTGTTCCGCCAGAAGCGCTTCGGCTTCAACAACGAGCGCATCGACGTCTACAAATTCCGCTCGATGTACCACCATCAGGCCGATCCCACGGCCTCCAAGGTCGTGACCAAGAACGATCCGCGCGTCACCCGCGTCGGACGCTTCATCCGCAAGACCAGCCTCGACGAGCTGCCGCAGCTCTTCAACGTGGTCTTCTCCGGCAATCTCTCTTTGGTCGGCCCGCGCCCGCATGCGGTGCAGGGCAAGCTGCAGAGTCGGCTGTTCGACGAAGCCGTCGACGGCTATTTCGCCCGCCACCGCGTCAAGCCCGGCATCACCGGCTGGGCCCAGATCAACGGCTGGCGCGGCGAGATCGACAACGAAGAGAAGATCCAGAAGCGCGTCGAGTTCGACCTCTATTACATCGAGAACTGGTCGGTGCTGTTCGACCTCTACATTCTCCTGAAGACACCGATCTCGCTGCTGACCAAGAACGAGAACGCGTATTGA
- a CDS encoding glycosyltransferase family 4 protein, translating to MPPSPDRPLRILHAVRAPVGGIFRHILDVANGQVDRGHHVGILADSLTGGERADKALAELAPRLKLGVHRMAIRREPSPDDVLVWLRMRRLIATLKPDVMHGHGAKAGAFIRMRRRSDDTIRIYTPHGGSLHYPLNTLKGEFYARLERSLMDSTDLFLFESAFARDTYQRIVGTPKGVVHCVFNGVTPEEFEPVVTTDDATDLAYVGEFRHIKGADLLVDAVARLHEGGKKVTLTLGGDGEETAALKAQVEKLGLSGAIRFIGHVKARYGFSKGRLLVVPSRGDSMPYVVIEAGAAGIPMIASRIGGIPEIFGSESPALFAPSNSEAMAEAIAAALDDPTATAQRAVSLRERISAHFSQAAMVDGVIAGYRDAFANH from the coding sequence ATGCCCCCCTCTCCTGACCGGCCGCTTCGTATCCTGCACGCCGTGCGTGCTCCGGTCGGCGGCATCTTCCGCCACATCCTCGACGTCGCCAACGGCCAGGTCGACCGCGGCCACCATGTCGGCATCCTCGCCGATAGCCTCACCGGGGGCGAGCGCGCCGACAAGGCCCTCGCCGAGCTCGCGCCGCGGCTGAAGCTCGGCGTGCACCGGATGGCGATCCGCCGCGAGCCCTCTCCGGACGACGTTTTGGTGTGGCTTCGCATGCGGCGCCTGATTGCCACCCTGAAGCCCGACGTCATGCACGGCCACGGCGCCAAGGCCGGCGCCTTCATCCGCATGCGGCGACGCTCCGACGACACCATCCGCATCTACACGCCGCACGGCGGCTCGCTGCATTATCCCCTCAACACCTTGAAGGGCGAGTTTTACGCGCGACTCGAGCGCTCGCTGATGGATTCGACCGACCTGTTCCTGTTCGAAAGCGCGTTTGCCCGCGACACCTATCAACGCATCGTCGGCACGCCCAAGGGCGTGGTGCATTGCGTCTTCAACGGCGTCACGCCCGAGGAGTTCGAGCCGGTCGTGACCACCGACGATGCGACCGACCTCGCCTATGTCGGCGAGTTCAGGCACATCAAGGGCGCCGATCTCCTGGTCGATGCCGTGGCGCGCCTGCACGAGGGCGGCAAGAAGGTCACGCTGACGCTCGGCGGCGACGGCGAGGAGACGGCGGCGCTGAAGGCGCAGGTCGAGAAGCTCGGTTTGTCCGGCGCCATCCGCTTCATCGGTCACGTCAAGGCGCGCTACGGCTTCTCCAAGGGGCGGCTGCTGGTCGTCCCCTCGCGCGGCGATTCCATGCCCTATGTCGTGATCGAGGCCGGCGCTGCCGGCATTCCCATGATCGCATCGCGCATCGGCGGCATTCCCGAGATCTTCGGCTCCGAGAGTCCGGCCCTGTTCGCGCCGAGCAATTCCGAGGCCATGGCCGAGGCGATCGCGGCCGCACTCGACGATCCCACCGCAACGGCGCAGCGCGCCGTGTCGTTGCGCGAACGCATCTCGGCGCATTTCTCGCAAGCCGCCATGGTCGACGGCGTGATCGCCGGCTATCGCGACGCATTTGCCAATCATTAA
- a CDS encoding MarR family transcriptional regulator codes for MRRSSAQGVLYGQTVANVAGIANSDLECMDILYLEGRVTAGRLAEVTGLTTGAITGVVDRLEKAGLVRRERDEKDRRKVFIAVVPDAAMKIGQFYVPMQQAMEKVFGGYSDEELRLLLRFANEGYKGVLAATEALKSLLDTPPEKRPALKLKTRPRQP; via the coding sequence ATGCGCCGGTCGTCCGCGCAGGGCGTGCTCTATGGGCAAACCGTTGCCAATGTTGCCGGAATTGCCAATTCCGATCTCGAATGCATGGACATCCTGTATCTCGAAGGACGCGTCACTGCCGGGAGGCTCGCCGAGGTCACGGGGCTCACGACCGGTGCCATCACCGGCGTGGTCGATCGGCTCGAAAAGGCGGGGCTGGTGCGCCGTGAACGCGATGAGAAAGACCGCCGCAAGGTCTTCATCGCCGTCGTGCCGGACGCGGCGATGAAGATCGGCCAATTCTACGTGCCGATGCAGCAGGCGATGGAAAAGGTATTCGGCGGCTATTCCGACGAGGAATTGAGGCTGCTGCTGCGTTTCGCCAACGAAGGCTACAAGGGCGTGCTCGCGGCGACCGAGGCGCTGAAGAGCCTGCTCGACACGCCGCCGGAAAAACGTCCGGCTCTCAAGCTGAAGACGCGTCCTCGCCAGCCCTGA